Proteins from a genomic interval of Mesobacillus sp. S13:
- a CDS encoding LrgB family protein, translating to METLLTIFSIIITLLAYLFARKAAGKYPSPLTSPVFLSTVIVITVLLLLNISYKEYEPGSAIMTYFLGPATVALAVPLYRQRKIISAYAVPALSGLIAGIVSTILSAVFIAYLLNLSDLILVSLTIKSITIPVASEVARIIGADSILVAAFVMITGMIGAMIGPFLMNSMKIHDPFSRGLAIGTIAHGIGTAEAAREGELQGAVSGAAMGMAAIITSLFLPTILPVFL from the coding sequence CTGGAGACTCTGCTCACGATCTTTAGTATTATCATAACTCTGCTTGCGTACCTTTTCGCCAGGAAGGCTGCAGGCAAATATCCATCCCCCTTAACTTCCCCGGTATTTTTGAGCACGGTGATTGTCATTACCGTTTTGCTCTTGCTGAATATATCTTATAAGGAATATGAACCAGGAAGTGCGATTATGACCTATTTTCTTGGGCCGGCTACTGTAGCTCTAGCGGTACCATTATATCGCCAGAGGAAAATTATCTCAGCCTACGCAGTTCCCGCTCTGTCCGGTCTTATAGCAGGAATCGTCTCGACCATACTCTCAGCAGTGTTCATAGCGTATTTGCTTAACTTATCAGATTTAATTCTAGTTTCTTTGACCATCAAGTCTATCACAATACCTGTAGCTTCCGAGGTTGCCAGGATCATCGGGGCAGATTCGATTTTGGTTGCTGCGTTCGTCATGATTACAGGCATGATCGGGGCAATGATTGGCCCATTTCTTATGAACTCGATGAAAATTCATGACCCTTTTTCGAGAGGGTTGGCAATCGGTACCATCGCTCATGGAATTGGTACAGCAGAAGCCGCGAGAGAAGGAGAACTGCAGGGCGCAGTTTCAGGAGCAGCAATGGGAATGGCTGCAATAATCACTTCTTTGTTCCTGCCCACTATTCTCCCGGTGTTCTTGTAA
- a CDS encoding Crp/Fnr family transcriptional regulator yields the protein MSELIRAAERIVKIKKGTFLFREGQEAKEMYVILSGKVQISKMNAEGKELYLRLCKHNDIVGELTLFTAGPRYLFNARVVEDGEAAAVNIENLEQTLFNNSQLAYQFLKWMNDHIRKTITKFRDLVLNGKKGALYSTLIRLSNSYGTEKQDGIHINVPITNQDLANYCGTARESVSRMLGELRDQGIISIQKKRIIIHNLDYLKKQIDCENCPIEYCNIE from the coding sequence ATGAGTGAATTAATAAGAGCAGCGGAAAGGATCGTCAAGATCAAGAAAGGAACTTTTTTATTCCGCGAGGGGCAGGAAGCCAAAGAAATGTATGTCATTCTGTCCGGCAAGGTACAAATCTCAAAAATGAACGCCGAGGGGAAAGAATTGTATTTAAGATTATGTAAACACAACGATATTGTAGGTGAGCTTACCCTTTTTACAGCCGGTCCACGATATTTATTCAATGCACGAGTGGTTGAAGATGGGGAAGCAGCAGCGGTTAATATCGAAAATCTGGAACAAACCTTGTTCAATAACAGCCAGCTCGCTTACCAATTTCTTAAGTGGATGAATGACCATATACGAAAAACGATCACTAAATTCCGCGACCTTGTGTTGAACGGAAAAAAAGGAGCTCTATATTCTACACTCATCAGGCTAAGCAATAGTTATGGCACGGAAAAGCAGGACGGCATCCACATCAATGTACCAATCACGAACCAGGATTTAGCAAACTACTGCGGTACCGCCAGAGAAAGCGTCAGTCGCATGCTCGGCGAACTGAGAGATCAAGGAATCATCTCCATACAAAAAAAAAGAATCATCATTCATAACCTGGACTACTTAAAAAAACAAATCGACTGTGAAAATTGTCCGATTGAGTATTGTAATATCGAATGA
- a CDS encoding CidA/LrgA family protein yields the protein MKAYKMIKFILQIIGLILINKAGFYIVDLLNLRIPGNVLGMILLFVLLWTRVVRLEWFEGAADFLVKHLSFFFVPVSVGLMTLGGMIAQNGIQLAVILVLSAIVGMGFAGGTSNLLIKRKEGKETGDSAHDL from the coding sequence TTGAAAGCTTATAAAATGATAAAGTTTATACTACAGATCATAGGATTGATCCTGATCAATAAAGCTGGTTTTTATATTGTAGATTTATTAAATCTGCGAATTCCAGGCAATGTCTTGGGTATGATCCTTCTTTTCGTGCTGTTATGGACGAGGGTAGTCCGGCTTGAATGGTTTGAGGGCGCAGCGGACTTTCTTGTTAAGCACCTATCATTCTTTTTTGTGCCGGTTTCAGTTGGATTAATGACTCTAGGCGGAATGATTGCACAAAATGGGATTCAACTTGCGGTTATTTTAGTTTTGAGTGCTATTGTAGGAATGGGGTTTGCGGGAGGCACTTCCAATTTGCTGATAAAGCGGAAGGAGGGGAAGGAAACTGGAGACTCTGCTCACGATCTTTAG
- a CDS encoding endonuclease MutS2 produces MNEQTYTVLGYDKIKEEIAGFALTESGRVKTREIQPSTNQKQIESWQEEVYEAIEILNISSSVPIHGLDGMETILKGFNKGVPLRTEQLVLLLSFLETCNKIRRFMKDKEFAAPRVSAYVFGIEELPELAAEIQRCIRNGRIDDYASKELLKVRKQIGIQEERLKEKLNQLLKSSKIKPYLQEAVISQRNGRYVVPVKKEYRGKVKGSVLDTSASGSTLFVEPEEIGYFQDQMEWLFLEEQAELEKVLFHLTGLAEGKEKEIRMAIETMVHYDCLFAKAKYCRSIDAKKVDIHDDSVIVFNEARHPLLGEKAVPLNIEIGTDYHALVITGPNTGGKTVSIKTAGLLILMAQSGLLLPVGEESAAGIFHKVLVDIGDGQSIEQNLSTFSSRVINIIEILKEANDKTLVLLDELGSGTDPGEGMGLATAILENLNNKGATIFATTHYSEIKDFADHHEDFMNGSMEFNLETLKPTYRLRIGKGGESQAFAIALKLGIHPKLLERAHHITYKTEQDYTSLFEDDPAALKEREQQITANRHKRQKSSKVSKKPVKVFEMGDSVHVLSTGELGVIFKGPDSKGNYVVQTRERKIEVNYKRLKLNLPASELYPEDYDFSIIFESKEHRKLLNRMEKKHVEESIIREDT; encoded by the coding sequence TTGAACGAACAAACTTATACGGTTCTTGGTTACGATAAAATCAAGGAAGAGATAGCTGGCTTTGCATTGACAGAATCAGGCCGTGTGAAAACACGGGAAATACAGCCGTCGACGAATCAGAAGCAGATTGAATCATGGCAAGAGGAAGTTTATGAAGCAATTGAAATCCTGAATATTAGTTCCAGTGTCCCAATCCATGGTCTTGATGGGATGGAAACGATTCTTAAAGGATTCAATAAAGGAGTCCCGCTTCGGACAGAACAACTGGTGCTGCTGCTGTCCTTCCTGGAAACCTGCAATAAGATCCGCCGTTTCATGAAGGATAAGGAGTTTGCTGCTCCGAGAGTATCTGCTTATGTCTTTGGGATTGAGGAGCTTCCAGAACTGGCTGCAGAGATACAAAGGTGTATCAGGAACGGCCGAATTGATGATTACGCTTCAAAGGAACTATTGAAAGTTCGAAAACAAATTGGCATCCAGGAAGAACGTTTGAAAGAGAAGCTAAACCAGCTGTTGAAATCCTCAAAAATAAAACCATACCTTCAAGAAGCTGTCATCAGCCAAAGAAACGGCAGGTATGTCGTTCCTGTGAAAAAGGAATATCGAGGGAAGGTAAAAGGTTCGGTTCTTGACACTTCAGCCTCAGGTTCCACGCTTTTTGTAGAGCCTGAGGAAATTGGCTATTTCCAGGATCAGATGGAGTGGCTCTTTTTAGAAGAACAGGCAGAACTGGAAAAAGTCCTCTTCCACTTGACTGGTCTGGCAGAGGGAAAAGAGAAGGAAATCCGGATGGCCATAGAGACAATGGTTCATTATGATTGCCTGTTTGCAAAAGCGAAATATTGCAGGTCTATTGATGCGAAAAAAGTTGATATCCATGACGACTCAGTCATTGTATTTAATGAAGCACGCCATCCGCTTCTTGGAGAAAAAGCGGTTCCATTAAATATTGAGATTGGAACAGACTATCATGCGCTTGTCATAACCGGACCAAATACAGGTGGTAAAACCGTATCAATTAAGACGGCAGGACTACTGATATTAATGGCGCAAAGCGGATTGCTTTTGCCTGTAGGGGAGGAGAGTGCGGCGGGAATTTTTCATAAAGTGCTGGTCGATATTGGAGACGGTCAAAGCATTGAGCAAAACCTGAGCACTTTTAGTTCAAGGGTTATCAATATAATTGAAATCCTGAAGGAAGCCAATGACAAGACGCTTGTCCTTCTTGATGAACTGGGCTCAGGGACCGACCCAGGAGAAGGAATGGGTCTCGCAACAGCCATCCTTGAGAACTTGAACAATAAAGGGGCAACTATTTTTGCCACAACTCATTACAGCGAGATTAAAGACTTCGCGGATCATCATGAGGATTTCATGAATGGTTCAATGGAATTTAATTTGGAAACACTTAAGCCTACGTACCGCCTGCGCATCGGGAAAGGCGGGGAAAGCCAGGCATTCGCGATTGCGCTGAAATTAGGCATACATCCAAAATTGCTGGAACGGGCCCATCATATAACCTATAAAACGGAGCAAGATTACACATCTTTATTTGAGGATGACCCTGCTGCATTGAAAGAAAGAGAACAACAAATCACAGCAAACAGGCACAAAAGACAGAAGTCATCCAAAGTCTCGAAGAAGCCAGTCAAAGTGTTTGAGATGGGTGATAGTGTGCATGTGTTGAGTACAGGGGAATTGGGAGTGATTTTCAAGGGCCCGGACAGTAAGGGGAATTATGTAGTCCAGACCCGGGAGCGCAAGATCGAAGTGAATTATAAACGGCTTAAACTGAATCTGCCTGCTTCAGAGCTCTATCCAGAGGACTATGATTTCAGTATTATCTTTGAGTCCAAAGAACATCGAAAGCTGTTGAATAGGATGGAGAAAAAACATGTTGAAGAAAGTATCATACGAGAAGATACTTGA
- a CDS encoding SCO family protein: MKKIYLISSLIVLIGITSGISFFLIRDANAQIPEDITLVTMDEENYTFGKEKETIKLVEFIYTHCPDICPTTTQKMNLLRKDLINEGVYGKDVQFVTITIDPYRDTPEVLRKYMDNFGLENDGNWIFLTGDQADTLAEQKKIKQVADTFQFQYRDPGNGFYVHSTFTYLIDENNKFIKKFPMGEDFNKDEVFEEIMDEL; the protein is encoded by the coding sequence ATGAAAAAAATTTATCTGATCAGTTCACTTATTGTATTAATTGGTATTACATCAGGAATATCATTCTTTCTTATACGGGATGCCAATGCGCAGATTCCAGAGGACATCACACTCGTAACCATGGATGAAGAGAACTATACTTTTGGAAAAGAAAAAGAAACCATCAAGCTTGTGGAATTCATTTATACCCATTGTCCGGATATCTGCCCAACGACAACTCAAAAGATGAACCTGCTGAGAAAAGACTTAATAAATGAAGGTGTTTACGGTAAGGATGTTCAATTTGTAACTATTACAATTGATCCATATCGCGATACCCCTGAAGTCCTCAGGAAGTACATGGACAATTTCGGACTCGAAAATGACGGTAATTGGATCTTCTTGACTGGTGATCAGGCGGACACATTAGCAGAACAAAAGAAAATTAAACAAGTTGCCGATACATTCCAATTCCAATATCGGGATCCAGGTAACGGGTTCTACGTCCACAGCACATTCACTTACCTGATTGATGAAAACAATAAATTCATAAAGAAATTCCCTATGGGGGAAGATTTCAATAAAGATGAAGTTTTCGAAGAAATAATGGATGAATTATAA